From the Desulfosarcina sp. BuS5 genome, one window contains:
- a CDS encoding CGGC domain-containing protein gives MEEKTKIGIIICDRYRRCAGGKCFRSLRNREGAFSRYKKMEVEVVGYTTCEGCPGGNVEYAVDEMMGNGAETIHLATGLIVGYPPCPYLTYFSNFIQTKYGLEVVYGTHPIPQKYLIMHDQIGTWDTPGWKKIISPTLVDEKIRLSYD, from the coding sequence ATGGAAGAAAAAACAAAAATTGGAATAATCATCTGTGACCGCTACCGCAGATGCGCAGGAGGAAAATGTTTCAGGTCATTGCGCAACAGGGAAGGCGCGTTTAGCAGATATAAAAAAATGGAAGTTGAAGTTGTCGGGTATACTACTTGCGAAGGGTGCCCTGGCGGCAATGTTGAATATGCTGTTGATGAAATGATGGGAAACGGAGCAGAGACGATACATCTTGCCACCGGACTAATTGTGGGGTATCCTCCATGTCCATATCTCACTTATTTTAGTAATTTTATCCAAACAAAATATGGCCTTGAAGTAGTATATGGCACTCATCCTATACCTCAAAAATACCTCATCATGCATGATCAAATAGGTACCTGGGACACTCCTGGGTGGAAAAAAATTATTAGCCCGACATTAGTGGATGAAAAGATTCGTTTATCATATGACTAA